The Elusimicrobiota bacterium nucleotide sequence ACAGGAGTTGTGCCGAGTTTTTCGCGTACCTGGTCAACCACCATATAAAAATCTGCCCCGACTTTATCCATCTTATTTGAAAATACAAGGCGGGGAACTCCGTAACGGACTGCTTGACGCCACACAGTTTCAGACTGAGGCTCAACACCGTTTCCCGAATCAAAAACCACAACCGCGCCGTCAAGAACGCGCAATGACCTTTCAACTTCGGCCGTAAAATCAACGTGTCCCGGAGTATCAATGATATTGAACTGGCAATCTCTCCAGGAACAATATGTGGCGGCCGCAGTAATTGTGATGCCTCTTTCGCGTTCCTGTTCCATCCAATCCATTGTCGCGGTACCTTCGTGAACTTCGCCCATTTTATAAAGTCTTCCCGTGTAATAGAGGATTCTTTCGGTCGTAGTAGTTTTTCCCGCGTCAATATGAGCAATAATGCCAATATTTCTTACTTTTTCAAGCGGATATCTTTTTGTTTCTTTCATTTTTTCTTTTTTATTTACCCCGTTAGAGAAAGCCGCTGACTCCTGTCGGCGAATTGAAATCATACTGTTAAGTGGCGGTGTAATACTGCCATCTTTATTCGCGAAGCGCCCGTTACCCGCCCGCCGGCTGGGCAGGTCTCTAACGGGGTTTACCTCAATAGCCAACTGCATCTTTACCACCTGTTTCCCATAACTGCGTTCTTTTGCTCTCCTGCTCTTTTGTTCTATTGTTCTTTTGAACTAAAGAGCTATAGAGCAAAAGAACTGTAGAGCGACTTTTTTGTTTTACCATCTGTAATGCGCGAACGCTTTGTTCGCTTCTGCCATCTTATGAGTGTCTTCTCTCTTTTTAATAACCGCGCCTTCTTTTCTTGAAGCTTCCATTAATTCCTGGGCAAGCTTATCAGCCATTGGTTTTCCCGCCTTGTCCCTGGCAAAACCTATTATCCATTTCATCGCAATGGTTTGGGAGCGAAGCTGGGCGACTTCAACGGGAATCTGATATGTGGCTCCGCCGACCCTTCTGGGCTTAACTTCCACCAGCGGCCTTGCATTTTCAATCGCTCTATTGAATACAGTCATAGGATCTTCTTTAGTTTTTTCTTTAATAATTTCAAAAGCTCCGTACAATATACCTTCAGCGCAAGTTTTTTTGCCCCTTTCAACCAATTTATTCAAAAAACGGCTTACCAAAACCGAATTAAATTTTGAATCCGGCGGCGGAAGAGGACGTCTATCTCTCGGCCTAATTTCTTTTCTTGACATTTTCTACCTCTTTAACTTCAGGGTCAAGGGTCAAAACTTCAGTAGCAAGTACCAAGGGTTAAGTTAAGTCTTTGGCTTTCCTTGCTACATGACCCTTTGCTACTTCACTACTGCCTTTTTTGCCCTTGCTACTGTCTTATTTCTTCACTGCTTCTGGTTTAGCTTTTTTTGCTCCGTATTTGCTTCTTCCCTGCATCCTTCCCTCAACTCCTGTTGCATCTAAGGTGCCTCTTATTATATGGTAGCGCACTCCCGGCAAATCTTTTACACGTCCTCCGCGAATCATAACCAGAGAGTGTTCCTGCAGGTTATGCCCTACGCCGGGAATATAAGAAGTAACTTCATAGCCGGATGTAAGTTTTACCCTCGCCACTTTTCTTAAAGCCGAGTTAGGCTTTTTAGGAGTTGTAGTATAAACCCTTGTACAAACTCCGCGTCTTTGAGGACATTCTTTTAAAGCCGGGGTTTTATTTTTTTTCTTTGAACTTTGTCTTCCCTGAGAAACCAGTTGATTTATTGTCGGCATTTCTTTTCCTCACTTCGTTCGGAATCTCAAATTTCAAATTTGAGATTTCTTTTATCTTTGTATTCCGTTTTTATCGCCTTTCCCTATCTACCCTCAGGTCCATAGGACCTTATGGGTCCGAGGACTACCTACTATCTACTTGTATTTTTATTCTATTTCCGCCGGTTTAAGCCCTGTCCCAGCAGGTATAAGATGCCCGATGGCCACGTTTTCTTTCAAGCCTCTTAAGTAATCCACTTGCCCTGCAACTGCAGCTTCAGTAAGAACTCTTGTGGTTTCCTGGAACGAAGCTGCGGAAATGAATGAATCAGAAGAAAGAGAAGCTTTTGTAATGCCCAAAAGAATTGACTGCGCAACGGGAGGCTTCCCGTTATCTTTCGACGTCACTCTCTTTTCTTTTTCATAACGGTATTTTGAAACGATCTCGCCGTTCAAAAATTTGCTTGAGCCTGAATTTGTTATACGCACATTCGAAAGCATTTGGCGAACAATAATTTCAATATGTTTATCGTTTATGTAAACACCCTGAAGCCTATAAACCTGCTGTATTTCGTTAACAAGATGTTCCTGCACTTCTTTAGGGCCTTTGACTTTAAGCATATCGTGAGGGTTGATTGCCCCGTCACTTAGCGGTTCTCCTACTTCCACGCGATCGCCTTCATACACAACTAAATGACGTCCGTGAGGAATAAGATACTCGCGGGACATATTCGTTTCTTCATTAGTTACAACAACTTTTGAGCTTCCCTTTGCCGTCGGCTCGCCTAAATGCACCGTCCCGTCAATTTCCGAAATAACAGCTCCGTTTTTCGGCCGTCTGCCTTCAAAAAGTTCTGCTACTCTGGGCAATCCGCCCGTAATATCCCTGGTTTTAGTTACTTCTTGAGGAATTTTTGCCAAAATATCGCCGGCAGAAATTGAATCCCCTTGCTCAATTACTAGGTTTGTATCCAAAGGCAAAGGATATTCGGCTAATTGTTTGCCTCCATGCTTTATAATCGCGCGCGGACGTAAACGTTCTGTAGGATGATCTATTATTACGCGTTCAATCTGCCCCGTAATTTTGGATTTTTCTTTATGTAATGTAACGCCTTCCTTGACATCTTTTAATTCAACTTTTCCGTCAAACTCGGAAATAATCGGCTTTGAATGAGGATCCCACTCGGCTAAAAGATCTCCCTTAGACACCTTTTTATTTGTAGTAATCTTAACTCGCGCCCCGTAAGGAATCTGGTAAACCTCTCTTTTTCTAGCCAAAGGGTCCGACAGAATCATCTCGGAATTTCGGCTGACCACTATATTTTGTCCTTCTTTATTTTTTATTGAACGCAGATTATGGAAACTTACTTGAGCGTCAAATTCGGCATGAATTTCTGATCTTTTTACAAGCCGGCTTGCCGTACCGCCGATATGGAAGGTTCTTAAAGTAAGCTGTGTTCCGGGTTCGCCGATCGACTGAGCCGCAATTATTCCGACCGCTTCTCCGACCTCAACCATTCCGGCCGTAGCAGGATGAACGCCGTAGCATTTTGCGCAAACTCCGCGATCAGCCTCGCAGGTTAAGGTGCTTCTTATACCAATTCTTTCAATCCCTGCTTGAACTATCTTTTTCGCCATCTCAGCAGTAATTACTTCGCCGCGCTTAACAATAACTTCTTCGTGCAGTTCTCCTTCTTTGGAAGGAAGAATTCCTACAACATTATCTAAAGATACCCTTCCGACGATTCTTTCTTCAAGTTTTTCAATAACTTCATCACCGCTTTGAAGGGTGCCGACTCTGACTCCGTTTATAGTTTTGCAGTTATCTATAGTTACAACAACATCGTGCGCGACATCAACGAGCCGCCGGGTTAGGTATCCCGCATCGGCAGTTTTTAGAGCTGTATCGGCAAGACCTTTCCTGCCTCCGTGGGTTGAAATAAAATATTCCAGGACTGTCAATCCTTCTTTAAAATTTGAAATAACAGGCGATTCTATAATTTCGCCTACACCGCCGGTAAGTTTTTTCTGAGGTTTTGCCATAAGTCCGCGCATCCCGGCAAGCTGTCTAATCTGCTGACGGGAACCTCTGGCGCCGGAATCAGCCATCATAAAAATAGAATTAAACCTGTTGACGCCCGGCGTATAAGGGACATCTTTATCTTTTTTCATTTCATCAAACATTATATCGGCAACCTTATCCGTAACATGGGTCCATATGTCTATAACTTTGTTATATCGTTCGCTTTCAGTGATCAACCCCTGCTTTGCCTGTTTCTCAATATCCTTAATCTGCCTGTGAGCATCCTTAACCAGCTCGGCTTTTTTAGGAGGAATCTTCATTTCGTCAATGGAAATTGATATTCCTGCCAAAGTCGCAAACCTAAAACCTATTTTTTTGATTTCATCCAGCAGTTTTATGGTTGCAAAATTTCCCAGTTCTTTATAGCATCGTTCAACCAGTTCCGCTAATTCCCTTTTGCCTGTTGATTTATTTATAAAACCTAATTCTTTAGGCAGGTTTTGGTTAAAAATTATTCTTCCGACAGTCGTAAAGCTTTTCCACTTACTTGAATCTGAATGTTCGTCGTCTTTAAGGCCTTCCTCTTTTATCTGTGTAAGGCCTAAAACTTTTATACGTGCATGTAAATCTATTTTTTTACACTGGTACGCGCTTATAACTTCTTCCGGCGAAGAAAATATTTTTCCTTCGCCTTTTACGCCGGTTTTTTCCTGAGTCATATAAAAACAGCCCAAAACCATATCCTGGCTTGGAGAAACCATGGGCCTGCCGGACGCCGGAGAAAGAATATTGTTTGTAGCCATCATTAAAACTCGGGCTTCCAACTGGGCTACCATAGATATAGGAACATGTACAGCCATTTGGTCGCCGTCAAAGTCAGCGTTGAACGCGGTACAAGTTAAAGGATGAAGCTTGATTGCTTTGCCTTCAACCAAAACCGGCTCAAACGCTTGTATGCCGAGCCTGTGAAGAGTAGGCGCGCGGTTAAGCATTACGGGATGAGCTTTTGTTACGCGTTCAAGAATATTCCAAACAACCGCATCCCCTCTTTCAAGAAGTTTTCTTGCAGATTTCGGAGTAGCCTTTTCTTCTTTAATAAGTTCGCGAATAATAAACGGTTTAAAAAGCTCCAACGCCATCTCTTTTGGCAGACCGCACTGATGAAGTTGCAAATTCGGGCCCACGACAATTACGCTTCGCCCGGAATAATCTACACGTTTGCCTAAGAGGTTCTGCCTGAATCTTCCCTGCTTCCCTTTCAAAGTATCAGATAAGGATTTCAACGGCCTGTTGCCCGCGCCCGTTACAGGACGAGTCCTGGATTCATTGTCAATCAAAGCATCCACAGCTTCCTGCAATAAACGTTTTTCATTATTGATCATTAAAGCCGGGGCTTTAAGCTGTTCAATATGACGAAGCCTGTTGTTCCGGTTTATAATCCTTCTATAAAGATCATTCAAATCTGAAGTTGCGAAACGGCCGCCTTCTAAAGCTACTAGAGGCCTTAAATCCGGAGGAATCACAGGAAGGACAGTCATAATCATGCATTCAGGACGAGTGTTAGAATTAAAAAAGCCTTCGGTAGCGCGGAGTTTTCTTATTAGTCTTGCTCTTTCAGCGTCTGACTTTGTTTTTCGGACTTCTACATCATGCGAACCTTTACCTGATTTTGTCTTTCTAGCTTCAGTATCCCGCAATTCTTTATGTAGTTTTTTTATTTCTGCTTCAAGATCAATTTTTGCCAGCAATTTGCGTATCGCGCCAGCTCCTATATCAACTTTCAATTTGTCTTTATATTCAGACTGGTATTTTTTGTATTCCTCTTCAACTAAAAGCTGGCCTTGTTTCAAAATTGTTTTACCTTCCGAATCTTTCAGGTCTTCCATTACAATGTATCGCGTATAATAAATTACTTTTTCAAGGTCCGCCATTTTCATATTAAGCACTATGCCGACTCTTGAAGGAGGCTTCCTTAAAAACCAAAGATGGGCTACAGGAACGGCCAGTTCAATATGGCCGAACCGTTCGCGGCGGACTTTGGACTCGGTAACTTCTACTCCGCACCTGTCACATACAACGCCTTTATGCTTAACATACTTATATTTTCCGCAATGGCATTCATAATCTTTCGTAGGCCCGAAAATCCTATCGCAGAACAATCCTTCACGTTCAGGCTTAAAAGTTCTATAGTTTATGGTTTCCGGTTTCTTAACTTCGCCGTATGACCATAATCTTATCTGATCAGGGCTTGCAATAGTAATTTTTACCGCATCAAAGTCTGTATAATTAATCTGCGGCACATTTTTCTTTTTGCTTCCCGGTAATGCATAATTAAATTTAGCCATTTTTTCCCTTTGGACTATGAGTTTTTGCCTTATCTATTTGCTCTTTTTTTCAGCCTACAGCTTTGTCTTTTTGCCTTTGCATTTATTTCAAATTTGAAATTTGAAATTCTTTACTTAGGTGCTGCTGCCGCTGCCTTTTTTTCCATACTTCTAGTTTTTTCTCTTTCTTTATTCATTAAATCAATATTTAATCCTAAACCCCTGAGTTCGCTTACCAAAACTTTAAATGATTCCGGAATTCCGGGCTCAGAAATAGCTTCACCTTTTATTATCGCATCGTAGAGCCTTATTCGTCCGTTTACGTCGTCAGATTTTACGGTAAGAAATTCCTGCAAAATATGCGCCGCGCCGTATCCCTCAATAGCCCAAACTTCCATTTCGCCGAATCTTTGTCCGCCAAACTGAGCTTTACCGCCTAAAGGTTGGCGGGTTATAAGAGCATACGGGCCGGTAGAACGAGCATGAATTTTATCTTCAACCAAATGATTCAGTTTCATAACATACATATTGCCGATGGTAACTTTCTCCAAAAATGCTTCGCCTGTACGGCCGTCATAAAGAGTTATTCTGCAGTCGTTAGTAGGCAGATATTTGTCTTCATATTTTTTCAGTTCCTCTTCCATATCTTTGCCTTTTATACCGCGTTTAACAAGCTCTTTTCTTTTTTCTTCAATAAGTTCCTGTTTTGCTTTTTTGACATATTCTTTAATATCTTCTTCTTTTGCGCCGTCAAAAACAGGAGTTATCATTCGAACATTTAAAACGTTTGCAGCCCATCCAAGCATTGTTTCAAGCAGCTGCCCCACGTTCATACGCGAAGGAATTGCTAAAGGTGAAAATACCGCATCAACAGGAGTGCCGTCCGGAAGGCGAGGCATATCTTCAACAGGAAGTATTCTTGAAACCACGCCTTTATTTCCGTGGCGGCCGGCAAGCTTGTCGCCAACCTGTATTTTTATTTTTGACGCTATATAAACTTTTACGACTTTATTTACTGAAACGGCCAGTTCGTCGCCTTTTTTCATTCTTTCTTTTTCGCGCGAACGCATCTTTTTGAGCATCTCTTCTTTTTCATCATAGAGGGCTTCAACTTTTTTCTTTTCCGCTCCCTTTGTTTCATCCAGGCGGTCTTTTCTGTCTCTTTTAAGTTTTTCCATTGCAGCTTTATAAGCGGCTTCGGACTCTTCCTGCCTTTTCAAAACCTCTTTTTCTGCAAGTTTCTCGCGCCTCACAAAAGTTTTAACGCCGATAATTCTCCCCGTTATTCCGGGGGGAACGCGTAAAGACGCATCCTGGACGTCTTCAGATTTTTTTCCGAACAATACTCTTAAAAGTCTTTCTTCGGGAGTTGTCTGCTGTTCACCTTTGGGAGTCGTTTTTCCAACCAGTATATCGCCTCTTTGAACCATGGCTCCGATGCGCACAATCCCTTCTTCGTCAAGATTTAAAAGATCGTCGGCGCCGACATTAGGTATATCTCTGGTGATTTCTTCCGGCCTTCCCTTCGTTTCCCTAGATTCGGTTTTGAATTCTCTGATATGAATGGAAGTGAATTTATCGTTTTGCAAAAGCCGTTCAGAAAGAAGAATAGCGTCTTCAAAATTGTACCCGTCCCAAGGCATAAAAGCGATCAAAATATTATGGCCTAGAGAAAGCTGTCCGTCTTTTGTACAAGGGCCGTCAGCTATCGGATCGCGTTTCCTAACTTTTTGGCCGACAGAAACCATAGGGACTTGATTAATGCAGGTATCCTGATTGGAACGAACATATTTTTTAAGAAAATAAACGTCCACTCCCGGCTTTCCTTCATCACTCCAAATGCAGATTTCATCCGACGAAACGCTCATTACTTCTCCGCCGCGTTGCGCCAAAACCATTACGCCCGAGTCTTTTGCAACTTTTTCTTCAATTCCCGTTGCAACATAAGGAGGCTCAGCGTTTAAAAGGGGTACTGCCTGGCGCTGCATATTTGAACCCATTAAAGCCCTGTTAGCGTCATCATGTTCAAGAAAAGGAACTAAAGATGCCGAAACAGAAACAACCTGCATCGGCGATATATCCATATAATTCAATTTATCAGGCGAAACTACCGGAAAATCTCCGCGGTAACGCGAAGCTACCAACTCACCAGAAAATTTCCCGTTTTCATTAATAGGCGCGTTTGCCTGGGCAATAATATTTTCATCTTCTCTATCTGCAGTTAGATATTCTATTTTATCTGTAACTTTACTATGTTCAACTTTTCTATAAGGAGATTCTATCAGTCCGTACTGATTAACCCTGGCATAAGTAGCAAGTGAAGTTATAAGGCCTATGTTCGGGCCTTCAGGAGTTTCAATCGGACATACACGGCCGTAATGCGTATGGTGAACGTCACGAACTTCAAATCCGGCACGTTTTCTGTTCAAACCGCCGGGGCCGAGAGCTGAAAGCCTTCTTTTATGGGTAAGTTCTGAAAGAGGATTGATCTGGTCCATAAACTGAGAAAGCTGTGAAGTACCAAAAAATTTTCTGACTTGAGCAACAAAAGGTGTGATATTTATGAGGCCTCTCGGTGTTATGGTTGTTTTATCCTGCATATTCATATGTTCGCGAACAACGCGGGACATTTGAACAAGTCCGATTCTTACCTGATTTTCAAGAAGCTCCCCAACCGAACGGACACGCCTGTTTCCGAGATGATCTATATCATCAAGCTCAATTTTAATTTTACTTTCTCGGCTGGAAAACTCTGGGATTCCGTTATAAAGCATCAACAAATATTTGATTGCAACTATAACGTCTTCGGCTGTTAAAGTTCTTTTGTGGTCAGAAGGCATGTTAAATTTGATTTCTTTGTTTC carries:
- the rpsG gene encoding 30S ribosomal protein S7, coding for MSRKEIRPRDRRPLPPPDSKFNSVLVSRFLNKLVERGKKTCAEGILYGAFEIIKEKTKEDPMTVFNRAIENARPLVEVKPRRVGGATYQIPVEVAQLRSQTIAMKWIIGFARDKAGKPMADKLAQELMEASRKEGAVIKKREDTHKMAEANKAFAHYRW
- the rpsL gene encoding 30S ribosomal protein S12 — encoded protein: MPTINQLVSQGRQSSKKKNKTPALKECPQRRGVCTRVYTTTPKKPNSALRKVARVKLTSGYEVTSYIPGVGHNLQEHSLVMIRGGRVKDLPGVRYHIIRGTLDATGVEGRMQGRSKYGAKKAKPEAVKK
- the rpoC gene encoding DNA-directed RNA polymerase subunit beta'; protein product: MAKFNYALPGSKKKNVPQINYTDFDAVKITIASPDQIRLWSYGEVKKPETINYRTFKPEREGLFCDRIFGPTKDYECHCGKYKYVKHKGVVCDRCGVEVTESKVRRERFGHIELAVPVAHLWFLRKPPSRVGIVLNMKMADLEKVIYYTRYIVMEDLKDSEGKTILKQGQLLVEEEYKKYQSEYKDKLKVDIGAGAIRKLLAKIDLEAEIKKLHKELRDTEARKTKSGKGSHDVEVRKTKSDAERARLIRKLRATEGFFNSNTRPECMIMTVLPVIPPDLRPLVALEGGRFATSDLNDLYRRIINRNNRLRHIEQLKAPALMINNEKRLLQEAVDALIDNESRTRPVTGAGNRPLKSLSDTLKGKQGRFRQNLLGKRVDYSGRSVIVVGPNLQLHQCGLPKEMALELFKPFIIRELIKEEKATPKSARKLLERGDAVVWNILERVTKAHPVMLNRAPTLHRLGIQAFEPVLVEGKAIKLHPLTCTAFNADFDGDQMAVHVPISMVAQLEARVLMMATNNILSPASGRPMVSPSQDMVLGCFYMTQEKTGVKGEGKIFSSPEEVISAYQCKKIDLHARIKVLGLTQIKEEGLKDDEHSDSSKWKSFTTVGRIIFNQNLPKELGFINKSTGKRELAELVERCYKELGNFATIKLLDEIKKIGFRFATLAGISISIDEMKIPPKKAELVKDAHRQIKDIEKQAKQGLITESERYNKVIDIWTHVTDKVADIMFDEMKKDKDVPYTPGVNRFNSIFMMADSGARGSRQQIRQLAGMRGLMAKPQKKLTGGVGEIIESPVISNFKEGLTVLEYFISTHGGRKGLADTALKTADAGYLTRRLVDVAHDVVVTIDNCKTINGVRVGTLQSGDEVIEKLEERIVGRVSLDNVVGILPSKEGELHEEVIVKRGEVITAEMAKKIVQAGIERIGIRSTLTCEADRGVCAKCYGVHPATAGMVEVGEAVGIIAAQSIGEPGTQLTLRTFHIGGTASRLVKRSEIHAEFDAQVSFHNLRSIKNKEGQNIVVSRNSEMILSDPLARKREVYQIPYGARVKITTNKKVSKGDLLAEWDPHSKPIISEFDGKVELKDVKEGVTLHKEKSKITGQIERVIIDHPTERLRPRAIIKHGGKQLAEYPLPLDTNLVIEQGDSISAGDILAKIPQEVTKTRDITGGLPRVAELFEGRRPKNGAVISEIDGTVHLGEPTAKGSSKVVVTNEETNMSREYLIPHGRHLVVYEGDRVEVGEPLSDGAINPHDMLKVKGPKEVQEHLVNEIQQVYRLQGVYINDKHIEIIVRQMLSNVRITNSGSSKFLNGEIVSKYRYEKEKRVTSKDNGKPPVAQSILLGITKASLSSDSFISAASFQETTRVLTEAAVAGQVDYLRGLKENVAIGHLIPAGTGLKPAEIE
- the rpoB gene encoding DNA-directed RNA polymerase subunit beta, with amino-acid sequence MEKINFGKIVSPIEPPLLLEMQKESFVDFLQQNVSQDKRSPRGLQGAFEDVFPLVNSDGSLTLEFVSYSLGEPKYTIEESIARDATYAAPLKVLLRLVQKQENGKEKELAEQEVYFGDIPLMTPTATFIINGAERVVVSQIHRSPGIIFEEDEEKRVTALGKPIYFARIIPYRGAWVEFEFDQNGLLYVRIDRKRKILATTFLRTLDYEFKDGRDKKEITDQDILELFTSPEDLNLEEITAESLVGKFLFSDVVDKSTGEIIAEAGKEIKEEVLNKLKEKKIKHVSIHTDPTIYLTLEKDTIETKKDAINLIYKILKTQEFIVQERAAGFLEELMFKSTRRYDLSLVGRYKILKKLGPIFDKILGNKEIKFNMPSDHKRTLTAEDVIVAIKYLLMLYNGIPEFSSRESKIKIELDDIDHLGNRRVRSVGELLENQVRIGLVQMSRVVREHMNMQDKTTITPRGLINITPFVAQVRKFFGTSQLSQFMDQINPLSELTHKRRLSALGPGGLNRKRAGFEVRDVHHTHYGRVCPIETPEGPNIGLITSLATYARVNQYGLIESPYRKVEHSKVTDKIEYLTADREDENIIAQANAPINENGKFSGELVASRYRGDFPVVSPDKLNYMDISPMQVVSVSASLVPFLEHDDANRALMGSNMQRQAVPLLNAEPPYVATGIEEKVAKDSGVMVLAQRGGEVMSVSSDEICIWSDEGKPGVDVYFLKKYVRSNQDTCINQVPMVSVGQKVRKRDPIADGPCTKDGQLSLGHNILIAFMPWDGYNFEDAILLSERLLQNDKFTSIHIREFKTESRETKGRPEEITRDIPNVGADDLLNLDEEGIVRIGAMVQRGDILVGKTTPKGEQQTTPEERLLRVLFGKKSEDVQDASLRVPPGITGRIIGVKTFVRREKLAEKEVLKRQEESEAAYKAAMEKLKRDRKDRLDETKGAEKKKVEALYDEKEEMLKKMRSREKERMKKGDELAVSVNKVVKVYIASKIKIQVGDKLAGRHGNKGVVSRILPVEDMPRLPDGTPVDAVFSPLAIPSRMNVGQLLETMLGWAANVLNVRMITPVFDGAKEEDIKEYVKKAKQELIEEKRKELVKRGIKGKDMEEELKKYEDKYLPTNDCRITLYDGRTGEAFLEKVTIGNMYVMKLNHLVEDKIHARSTGPYALITRQPLGGKAQFGGQRFGEMEVWAIEGYGAAHILQEFLTVKSDDVNGRIRLYDAIIKGEAISEPGIPESFKVLVSELRGLGLNIDLMNKEREKTRSMEKKAAAAAPK